A genomic segment from Gemmatimonadota bacterium encodes:
- a CDS encoding helix-turn-helix domain-containing protein yields the protein MADTTHLIPEIQCPACGGVALALFGGEEDVRCLRCRSMFSPDRYAIWCRQLAERHGSPTPEPIPYDGLPLTIEGAARLLGLPIFTLRNWRARGHLLPVSETVRPLRFDRAAIVECAAARRRQHQDERAGHTPSVLAGVSGVHQSGRGDKFSA from the coding sequence GTGGCGGACACGACGCACCTCATCCCGGAGATCCAGTGCCCCGCGTGCGGTGGCGTCGCCCTCGCGCTGTTCGGCGGCGAGGAGGACGTGCGGTGCCTGCGCTGCCGCTCGATGTTCTCGCCGGACCGGTACGCCATCTGGTGCCGTCAGCTAGCCGAGCGGCACGGCTCACCTACCCCTGAGCCCATCCCGTACGACGGCCTGCCCCTGACGATCGAGGGTGCCGCCCGCCTGCTCGGGCTTCCCATCTTCACCCTGCGCAACTGGCGGGCAAGGGGTCATCTCCTGCCCGTCTCGGAGACGGTCCGACCCCTGCGCTTCGACCGTGCGGCCATCGTCGAGTGCGCCGCTGCGAGGCGTCGCCAGCACCAGGATGAGCGCGCCGGACACACTCCCAGCGTGCTCGCTGGCGTGTCGGGTGTGCACCAAAGCGGGCGGGGTGATAAGTTCTCGGCCTGA